From Chitinivibrionales bacterium, one genomic window encodes:
- a CDS encoding protein kinase, with translation MAGNLEIKPENFIGRDLGTVTLLKLIGKGASGGVFLGFQRTLKRQVAVKIMPKSDKTTEASRELFRQEAEMVAVLSHPNIIPIFEMGEADDCYYQVIQVIKGQDLDSMIKNRLKNPIPTKRTIPLDDSIPLFMQALDGLAYAHAEGVVHQDIKPANILIEERTKRPLIADFGIARTRQSEVKQEGVIVGSPLFMAPEQVERKDTDQRADIYSMGIVLFQTIAGKLPLADKNPMELLIKKIEAPEKVFTQKPSEVSQTINHHLENIILKAIAPSPDDRYQSCEEFREDVESYKRAFL, from the coding sequence ATGGCAGGCAATCTTGAAATCAAACCGGAGAATTTTATCGGCCGGGACCTTGGAACGGTTACGTTGCTGAAACTTATCGGCAAAGGGGCGTCCGGGGGCGTTTTTCTGGGATTCCAGCGCACCCTGAAACGTCAGGTTGCGGTTAAAATCATGCCCAAATCCGATAAAACCACCGAGGCTTCCCGTGAGCTGTTTCGCCAGGAAGCCGAAATGGTAGCGGTACTCAGCCATCCCAATATTATTCCCATCTTCGAAATGGGGGAGGCGGATGACTGCTATTATCAGGTGATCCAGGTTATCAAAGGACAGGATCTTGACAGTATGATCAAGAACCGCCTGAAAAACCCTATTCCCACCAAACGCACCATTCCCCTGGATGATTCGATACCTTTGTTCATGCAGGCCCTTGACGGCTTGGCTTATGCCCACGCGGAAGGCGTTGTTCATCAGGATATCAAGCCGGCGAATATCCTGATCGAAGAACGCACCAAACGTCCATTGATCGCGGATTTCGGTATTGCCCGGACCCGCCAGTCGGAAGTCAAGCAAGAGGGGGTTATTGTTGGAAGTCCGCTTTTTATGGCCCCCGAGCAGGTGGAAAGAAAAGATACCGATCAGCGGGCCGATATATATTCTATGGGCATTGTGCTTTTTCAGACTATTGCCGGAAAGCTTCCTCTGGCCGACAAAAACCCTATGGAGCTGTTGATAAAGAAAATTGAAGCCCCCGAAAAAGTTTTTACTCAGAAACCATCTGAGGTTTCTCAAACAATCAATCATCATTTGGAAAATATCATACTCAAAGCAATCGCGCCATCACCGGACGATCGCTATCAAAGCTGTGAAGAATTCAGGGAAGATGTGGAGAGCTATAAACGCGCATTTTTATAA
- a CDS encoding response regulator: MKTLIVEDDFTSRLLIQEILRNYGQSHVAINGKEAVEAVQRALTEKEPYDLICLDIMMPEMDGHEALKKIRAAEESRGIASSDGAKIVMTTALGDIKNVSAAYNSLCDGYLTKPFDTTKMIEALKKLDLPL; the protein is encoded by the coding sequence ATGAAAACCTTAATTGTCGAAGATGATTTTACTTCCCGGCTCCTGATACAGGAGATTCTCCGTAATTATGGTCAATCCCATGTAGCGATCAACGGAAAAGAGGCCGTGGAAGCGGTGCAAAGGGCATTGACTGAAAAGGAGCCCTACGACCTTATCTGCCTTGATATCATGATGCCCGAAATGGACGGTCATGAAGCGCTCAAAAAAATCAGGGCCGCCGAGGAATCACGGGGAATTGCATCTTCCGACGGTGCCAAAATAGTGATGACCACGGCGCTGGGAGATATTAAAAACGTAAGTGCAGCCTACAACAGCCTGTGCGACGGGTACCTGACCAAGCCTTTTGATACCACAAAAATGATCGAAGCACTCAAGAAGCTTGATCTTCCATTGTAA
- a CDS encoding response regulator: MTNKPQKDNHFPMENEKFRIISEIDLAEVKKGRDQIELRLRYEEAVAEISSILLTHDSDRKVFQDSLKIICEATDANRVYIFENIYDPNDGLCMRQTFEFVSRASIQIDNPVLQHIPYNDGFQRWRRVLQKGNPILGLIEDFPETEHDILADQGIKSILVIPIFAGSEWYGFIGFDDTEERRVWKKEDISLLSTLANMFGSYIHREKSNTRLRESEQKFRALFEYSNDAIFIHDLKGRAIDVNKKAEELLGFSREHIFATPMQEFHSESERSNADDAFSETATRGFKRFESKITTGYGTVIDVEISARMVDEKQGIIQGIVRDISERKRAEEELVRANQYLEQQTALANSMAAQAEMANQAKSRFLANMSHEIRTPLNGVIGMTGLLLESDLTDEQRRFTETVQASADSLLGLINDILDYSKIEAGKMDLEIIDFDLAAVLDDFTEISAYKATKKGLEFICALSPETPLYLRGDPGRLRQILINLAGNAVKFTDTGEVSVHALPVEESKSSVTIKFSVKDTGIGIPAEKQSLLFQQFSQIDTSTTRKYGGTGLGLAISRQLAGMMGGEIGVESEKGTGSEFWFTARFDKQPVQKKDIIVPADISGIHVLIVDDNETNREVLQRQLSSWQMRTDEASGWKDALNVMHKAVDAGDPFRLVLLDFQMPGIDGEELGNAIKADTSLPETLMVLMTSMGHRGGKKRFVTNGFAASLTKPVRRSELFNTLRTILADKSSATEGSMVTCHSLKENSWNTNRILLVEDNFTNQQVAMAMLKKLGIPAEAVTNGIQAVEALKSKHYDLVLMDVQMPEMDGHTATREIRNLKFEIPNYDLPIIAMTAHAMQGDREECLAAGMNDYIAKPIEPNALEKVLEKWLERGWETKEKGDEKSKTGNDNRRDHNKPPFWDKEIMLKRLAGDKDLARTIIAGFLDDIPKQIRNLRLAVDKGDIKDAERLAHGIKGAASNISAESLQKAAWGLEKAGNEKNIEALQSGFPVLENEFARLKPVLYM; encoded by the coding sequence ATGACAAACAAGCCTCAAAAGGATAATCATTTTCCTATGGAAAATGAAAAATTCCGGATTATTTCCGAAATCGACCTGGCTGAAGTGAAAAAAGGGCGGGACCAGATTGAATTGCGGTTGCGATATGAGGAAGCCGTCGCAGAAATATCATCGATACTGCTTACTCACGACAGCGACCGAAAAGTCTTTCAGGATTCATTGAAAATCATTTGCGAAGCCACGGATGCAAACAGGGTATACATATTCGAAAATATTTATGATCCCAATGACGGTCTCTGTATGCGGCAGACCTTTGAATTCGTATCCCGTGCTTCGATACAGATCGATAATCCGGTCCTGCAGCATATTCCTTATAATGACGGTTTTCAGCGGTGGCGAAGGGTGCTGCAGAAAGGAAATCCCATCCTGGGGCTTATTGAAGATTTTCCAGAGACCGAACACGACATCCTGGCCGATCAGGGTATCAAATCTATTCTGGTAATTCCGATATTTGCAGGAAGTGAATGGTATGGATTCATCGGTTTCGATGATACGGAGGAAAGGCGGGTCTGGAAAAAGGAAGATATTTCGCTGCTTTCCACGCTGGCCAATATGTTCGGCAGCTATATTCACCGGGAGAAAAGCAATACCCGGCTTAGAGAGAGTGAACAGAAATTCAGAGCGCTTTTTGAATATTCAAATGATGCGATTTTTATTCATGATCTCAAGGGAAGAGCGATCGATGTAAATAAAAAGGCGGAGGAGCTGCTTGGATTTTCGCGAGAGCATATTTTTGCTACCCCAATGCAGGAATTTCATTCCGAATCGGAACGGAGTAATGCGGATGATGCATTCTCCGAAACGGCAACAAGGGGATTCAAGCGATTCGAAAGTAAAATTACAACCGGTTATGGTACTGTTATCGATGTCGAGATCAGCGCACGCATGGTGGATGAGAAGCAGGGGATTATCCAGGGCATAGTCCGGGATATCAGCGAACGAAAGCGGGCTGAAGAAGAGCTGGTTCGGGCCAATCAGTATCTGGAACAGCAGACCGCGCTGGCCAACAGTATGGCCGCCCAGGCAGAAATGGCCAATCAGGCGAAGAGCCGGTTTTTAGCCAATATGTCGCACGAAATTCGCACTCCTCTTAACGGCGTAATCGGTATGACCGGACTCTTACTCGAATCTGATTTGACCGATGAGCAGCGTCGTTTTACAGAAACTGTCCAGGCGAGCGCCGATTCCCTGCTGGGATTGATAAATGACATTCTGGATTATTCCAAAATCGAAGCCGGTAAGATGGATCTCGAAATAATCGATTTTGATTTAGCTGCGGTGCTTGATGATTTTACAGAGATTAGTGCTTACAAGGCAACCAAAAAGGGGTTGGAATTTATCTGCGCACTGTCACCGGAAACACCGCTTTACCTTCGGGGAGACCCCGGACGACTTCGTCAGATTTTAATCAATCTTGCAGGCAATGCGGTGAAATTTACCGATACAGGCGAAGTATCTGTTCATGCCTTACCAGTCGAGGAATCGAAATCGAGCGTAACAATAAAATTTTCGGTAAAAGATACCGGAATCGGTATTCCTGCAGAGAAGCAGAGCCTTCTGTTTCAGCAATTCTCTCAGATTGATACGTCAACCACCCGCAAATACGGTGGTACAGGACTGGGGCTGGCAATCTCCAGGCAGCTTGCCGGCATGATGGGGGGAGAGATCGGTGTGGAGAGTGAGAAAGGGACCGGCTCTGAGTTCTGGTTTACCGCCCGTTTCGACAAACAGCCGGTGCAAAAGAAAGATATAATTGTGCCTGCAGATATTTCCGGTATTCACGTTCTTATTGTTGATGACAACGAAACCAACAGGGAGGTCCTTCAGAGACAGCTTTCTTCATGGCAAATGCGAACTGATGAAGCTTCCGGCTGGAAAGATGCGCTGAATGTTATGCACAAAGCGGTTGATGCAGGCGACCCTTTTCGTCTGGTCCTGCTCGATTTTCAGATGCCCGGTATAGATGGCGAAGAGCTTGGAAATGCCATAAAAGCCGACACTTCTCTTCCCGAAACACTCATGGTGCTCATGACCTCAATGGGGCACCGGGGTGGCAAAAAGCGATTTGTCACGAATGGGTTTGCCGCTTCCCTTACAAAGCCGGTGCGACGTTCTGAGCTTTTTAACACCCTGAGAACTATTCTGGCCGATAAGAGTAGCGCCACTGAAGGTTCCATGGTTACCTGTCATTCTCTGAAGGAAAACTCGTGGAATACAAATCGAATCCTTCTTGTCGAAGACAATTTTACCAATCAGCAGGTAGCGATGGCTATGCTTAAAAAGTTGGGCATTCCCGCAGAAGCGGTGACAAATGGAATCCAGGCAGTAGAGGCGCTGAAATCCAAACACTACGATCTGGTTCTCATGGATGTCCAGATGCCGGAAATGGATGGGCACACTGCCACCAGGGAGATCAGGAATCTGAAATTCGAAATCCCCAACTATGACCTTCCTATTATCGCCATGACCGCCCATGCCATGCAGGGTGACCGTGAAGAATGCCTGGCGGCGGGTATGAATGATTATATCGCCAAGCCCATCGAGCCGAACGCGCTTGAAAAAGTGCTTGAAAAATGGCTGGAAAGGGGCTGGGAAACTAAAGAAAAGGGTGATGAAAAATCGAAAACCGGAAATGATAACAGACGGGATCACAACAAGCCTCCGTTTTGGGACAAAGAAATTATGCTTAAAAGACTGGCCGGTGATAAGGATCTGGCGCGCACAATTATTGCGGGATTTCTTGATGATATACCAAAGCAGATCAGGAATTTGAGACTGGCTGTCGATAAGGGGGATATCAAAGATGCGGAACGTCTCGCTCACGGAATAAAAGGGGCAGCATCGAATATCAGCGCCGAATCGCTACAAAAGGCAGCGTGGGGACTAGAGAAAGCCGGCAATGAGAAGAACATAGAAGCGTTGCAATCCGGATTTCCTGTGCTGGAAAATGAATTTGCCCGGTTGAAACCGGTTTTATATATGTAA
- a CDS encoding cupin domain-containing protein: MGINKVTIKEKAALIQELHSYKVIARMNDYYFKLVKARREFVWHRHPETDEVFIAVEGSFKLALRDKIIDMNEGDMIVVPKGVEHKPICDKECCVMLIEPKETVNTGDSGGPMTYTKLEWI; this comes from the coding sequence ATGGGAATCAACAAAGTCACTATCAAAGAAAAGGCAGCCCTGATACAGGAGCTTCATTCCTATAAGGTTATCGCCCGGATGAACGATTATTATTTCAAGCTGGTAAAAGCCAGACGGGAATTTGTCTGGCACCGTCACCCGGAAACCGATGAGGTTTTTATTGCCGTCGAAGGCAGCTTCAAACTCGCCTTGCGAGATAAAATAATCGACATGAACGAAGGCGATATGATCGTGGTCCCCAAAGGAGTCGAGCACAAACCAATCTGTGATAAAGAATGCTGTGTCATGCTGATCGAGCCCAAGGAGACAGTGAACACCGGTGATTCCGGGGGTCCCATGACCTATACGAAACTTGAATGGATATAA
- a CDS encoding GxxExxY protein yields the protein MVKAKVEIDGLSNRIIGAAIEVHKSLGPGLLESAYEQCLCSELQFQGIEYARQVALPVSYRQVTLDCGYRLDIVVEDSIILELKAVESLAPIHDAQLLTYLKLSDLKLGLLLNFNVPYMRNGIKRIVNGL from the coding sequence ATGGTTAAAGCAAAAGTAGAAATAGATGGTTTATCAAACAGAATCATAGGGGCTGCTATTGAAGTGCATAAGTCACTAGGCCCGGGCTTGCTTGAATCTGCGTACGAACAATGTTTGTGCAGTGAGTTGCAGTTCCAAGGTATAGAATATGCCAGACAAGTTGCGCTCCCTGTGTCGTATCGACAGGTTACACTCGACTGCGGATACAGACTCGATATTGTTGTGGAAGATTCGATAATTTTAGAATTGAAAGCCGTGGAATCATTGGCGCCGATTCACGATGCGCAATTACTTACCTATCTTAAACTCTCGGATTTGAAGCTCGGATTGCTACTCAACTTCAACGTTCCGTATATGCGAAACGGAATAAAGAGGATTGTCAACGGTTTATGA
- a CDS encoding calcium/sodium antiporter, whose product MILLLLLFFAGLILLTAGAEAFVRGSASIAIKFGLSPLVVGFTIVAFGTSSPELFVSVKSALSGFPGITVGNVLGSNIANGALILGVGAVLTPLTVHRQIIKRDLPYMLFISALCFFLLFDRELSRVDSLVLFIVFIVYLAFTVVMARREKNANSTPDSAAPGKKGIVLGLLIVGGIAGLVYGSHLMVDAAVRLARQLNISETIIGISVTAIGTSLPELAASIMAVIKKETDIAIGNVIGSNVFNLGLVLGSAGIISPFSVPELRYIDLACMVLFSLVLLPFLSTGFRLNRWEGATLLILYIGYISLLWI is encoded by the coding sequence ATGATACTTTTGTTATTGTTATTTTTTGCCGGACTTATTCTTCTGACCGCAGGGGCCGAGGCCTTTGTTCGCGGAAGTGCTTCAATTGCCATAAAATTCGGGCTGAGTCCGCTGGTTGTGGGATTTACTATTGTCGCTTTCGGCACCAGTTCCCCTGAATTATTCGTCAGTGTCAAATCTGCTCTTTCCGGTTTTCCGGGCATTACTGTCGGTAATGTTCTGGGCTCGAATATCGCCAATGGCGCATTGATACTTGGAGTCGGTGCGGTGCTGACTCCCCTCACGGTCCATCGTCAGATTATTAAACGTGACCTGCCCTATATGCTTTTCATTTCCGCGCTCTGCTTTTTTTTGCTTTTTGATCGCGAGTTGTCACGGGTAGACTCGCTTGTTCTTTTTATTGTCTTTATTGTTTATCTGGCCTTTACCGTCGTGATGGCACGGAGAGAAAAAAATGCAAATTCAACTCCCGACAGTGCCGCTCCCGGCAAAAAGGGAATTGTCTTAGGCCTTCTCATTGTGGGCGGTATTGCCGGTCTGGTGTATGGTTCTCATCTGATGGTCGATGCTGCTGTTCGCCTGGCCCGGCAGCTTAACATAAGCGAAACGATTATCGGTATTTCGGTGACCGCGATAGGCACCAGCCTTCCGGAACTGGCTGCGTCAATCATGGCTGTCATCAAAAAGGAGACCGATATCGCTATAGGGAATGTTATCGGGTCCAACGTGTTCAACCTGGGACTTGTTCTCGGAAGCGCGGGAATAATTTCCCCCTTTTCAGTACCGGAGTTGCGATACATCGATCTGGCATGCATGGTGCTCTTCAGCCTAGTGCTTCTTCCCTTCCTTAGCACAGGTTTCCGGCTGAACCGCTGGGAGGGAGCGACATTATTGATCCTTTATATCGGGTATATTTCGTTGTTGTGGATATGA
- a CDS encoding TonB-dependent receptor — protein MERGSGGFLCVNNSGFAPPWYAWAVIFLVSRIVTAAIPAVDTADTAVRELETIVVSARRASRERSAVTEIKADEFQGKFADLSAVLEQVSGVIVRRTGGIGEYSDASIRGRSPKQVQVYLDGIPLNSAAGGAVDLSKISLNALRSITVYKGSAPMDLMGNTAGGVISLSSVADSDMVSGVAEYGSYGYCKGGMLARKKNERLINHFAIDYSAAQNNYEFDYDNNTKHNPDDDSRREKDNNAYMLFNASYSGILEIAPGNRFLSQVVFMRDRKEYFHKFLADSIQQTERTSENVRGFLSWENEFAELGYWGVRLEGRFEHRLFHDPLGNYYLSGQRKEKENLPYLSLHTDGLLLLSDIFSVRGRIGGSYEGYNSENLLAPSRVEPPRAHRVSGTGAAELEASWDSLTVSFRYNHIYSVDSANFTPNHGNGAPLPQQFSTHYPNANLDILFHVTRRLVLDAAARYEHLPVTLSDRYGWGNNYHGNPRLRPEKSSEACFGATLTTKNSESALAGFIGYTHDMIEIRAQSQRIIMAQNTGDMRFAGMEWDTRLRLLQWLLLDNRFTFIYKSMRDSGQSRDSAQTLLYYSPIENDFRITTIFGPIRASHSIHYRSPYLKGHTIPDDIVVPFPVMSAYATLTIKEMIHLTYRMENYLDEIYVPMGNYAPLPGRMHFFSTRILF, from the coding sequence ATGGAAAGGGGCTCAGGAGGTTTTTTGTGTGTGAATAATTCCGGTTTTGCACCCCCCTGGTATGCCTGGGCGGTCATTTTTCTGGTATCCCGAATAGTTACAGCAGCGATTCCGGCGGTTGATACTGCCGATACTGCAGTGCGGGAGCTTGAAACGATCGTGGTCTCTGCGCGCCGTGCATCGCGGGAGCGCAGCGCGGTTACCGAAATAAAGGCCGACGAATTTCAGGGCAAATTTGCCGATTTGTCGGCAGTACTCGAACAGGTCTCCGGCGTGATTGTCCGCCGAACAGGCGGAATTGGTGAATATTCGGACGCCTCCATTCGCGGAAGGTCCCCGAAACAGGTCCAGGTGTACCTCGATGGTATCCCACTCAACTCCGCGGCCGGGGGGGCTGTCGATCTGAGCAAGATATCGCTGAACGCTCTTCGATCGATAACCGTTTATAAAGGTTCGGCCCCGATGGATTTGATGGGGAATACCGCCGGCGGGGTTATCTCTCTCAGCAGTGTGGCGGATTCCGATATGGTAAGCGGCGTCGCCGAATACGGCAGCTATGGATACTGTAAAGGCGGTATGCTCGCCCGGAAAAAAAACGAACGGCTTATCAACCATTTTGCGATCGATTATTCGGCCGCGCAAAACAATTATGAATTCGATTACGATAATAATACCAAGCATAATCCCGATGATGATTCCCGTCGGGAAAAAGACAACAATGCCTACATGTTGTTTAATGCCTCCTATTCCGGTATTTTAGAAATTGCACCGGGGAACCGGTTTTTGTCGCAGGTCGTATTCATGCGGGACCGCAAGGAATATTTCCATAAATTTCTTGCAGATTCGATCCAGCAAACAGAGAGAACATCGGAAAATGTCAGGGGCTTTCTCAGTTGGGAGAATGAGTTTGCAGAGCTTGGATATTGGGGAGTCCGGCTGGAGGGACGCTTTGAACATCGTTTGTTCCACGATCCTCTGGGTAACTATTATCTCTCCGGTCAACGAAAAGAGAAAGAGAATCTTCCATACCTGTCGCTGCATACCGACGGTCTCCTTTTGCTCAGCGATATTTTTTCGGTGCGAGGGCGTATCGGTGGATCGTACGAAGGCTATAATTCCGAAAACCTTCTGGCCCCTTCCCGGGTGGAGCCGCCAAGGGCTCACCGGGTCAGCGGGACCGGCGCTGCAGAGCTTGAAGCATCCTGGGATTCGCTGACGGTTTCATTTCGGTACAACCATATCTATTCAGTCGACTCGGCGAATTTCACGCCGAATCACGGAAACGGTGCGCCGTTGCCGCAACAATTCAGCACCCATTACCCGAATGCAAACCTTGATATCCTGTTTCATGTAACGCGCCGGCTTGTACTTGACGCTGCCGCACGATACGAGCACCTGCCGGTGACTCTCTCCGATCGCTATGGATGGGGCAATAATTACCACGGTAATCCCCGTCTCCGGCCGGAAAAAAGCTCGGAAGCCTGTTTCGGCGCAACGCTGACGACAAAAAACAGCGAATCAGCACTGGCCGGTTTTATCGGCTATACACACGACATGATCGAAATCCGCGCCCAGTCACAGCGGATAATCATGGCTCAGAACACTGGCGATATGCGGTTTGCCGGTATGGAATGGGATACCCGTCTTCGGCTTCTGCAATGGCTGCTTCTCGATAACCGGTTCACCTTTATTTACAAATCAATGCGAGACAGCGGGCAGAGCCGGGATTCGGCACAAACGCTTCTCTATTACTCACCGATTGAAAATGACTTTCGCATAACCACCATTTTCGGTCCAATACGCGCCAGCCACTCTATCCATTACCGGAGCCCCTATTTGAAAGGCCATACAATCCCGGATGATATCGTGGTTCCCTTTCCGGTGATGAGCGCCTATGCAACGCTTACGATCAAAGAAATGATACACCTGACCTACCGAATGGAAAATTACCTTGATGAAATATATGTTCCCATGGGCAATTATGCGCCGTTACCGGGGCGAATGCACTTTTTCAGTACCAGGATACTTTTTTGA
- a CDS encoding ABC transporter substrate-binding protein has translation MRGSKGSCMKTFYRLLLLALINTGLMVLHSGCSPQEETGTRHAFVSILPHRSIAQRVAGDRFAIHVLVGPGQSPHSYTPTPGQIVKLSESRLFFRAGVEFEEGILPKINKTMPDLTVVDLRKDIPLREMECDHGRHHHDHDEHGHNDSEVHHHNGGTDPHIWLSPVLMKTQAATIKDVFVEADPEGKGVYETNLKALHADLDSLNSFLHETLDPISGTELFVFHPSFGYFADEYGFHQQAIEIAGKEPSAKTLAHLIDQAREHQPKVIFVQPQFSQKSARAIAEQVECAVVPINPLPEDYLKEMREMGEKINAALE, from the coding sequence ATGAGAGGCTCGAAAGGAAGTTGTATGAAAACGTTCTACCGGCTATTGTTGCTTGCTCTTATCAATACCGGACTCATGGTACTTCATTCCGGCTGTTCGCCACAAGAGGAGACAGGTACCCGCCATGCCTTTGTCAGTATCCTTCCCCATCGATCCATCGCCCAACGGGTAGCGGGAGACCGGTTCGCAATTCATGTTTTAGTCGGTCCCGGCCAGAGCCCCCACAGCTATACGCCAACCCCCGGGCAGATTGTAAAATTGTCCGAGTCACGGTTGTTTTTCCGGGCCGGCGTCGAATTTGAAGAAGGAATCCTTCCAAAAATCAACAAGACCATGCCCGATCTGACTGTTGTCGATTTACGTAAGGATATACCGTTACGGGAGATGGAATGCGACCATGGCCGGCACCACCACGATCATGATGAGCACGGGCACAACGATTCGGAAGTACATCACCACAACGGCGGAACCGATCCCCATATCTGGCTCTCACCGGTACTGATGAAAACACAGGCGGCAACGATCAAGGATGTGTTTGTCGAAGCCGATCCTGAAGGCAAAGGGGTATACGAAACCAATCTCAAAGCCCTTCATGCCGACCTGGATTCACTCAACAGTTTTCTTCATGAAACCCTCGATCCCATAAGCGGTACCGAGCTGTTCGTGTTCCACCCCTCCTTCGGGTATTTTGCCGATGAATACGGATTTCATCAGCAAGCCATTGAAATCGCAGGAAAAGAGCCGAGTGCAAAAACGCTGGCCCATCTTATCGACCAAGCCCGGGAGCATCAGCCCAAAGTTATCTTTGTCCAGCCTCAGTTTTCGCAGAAAAGCGCACGGGCAATCGCCGAGCAGGTGGAATGCGCGGTCGTGCCGATCAATCCTCTGCCGGAGGATTATCTCAAAGAAATGCGGGAGATGGGTGAGAAAATAAACGCGGCGCTGGAATGA
- a CDS encoding glycosyltransferase: protein MLSMQENLELFTAQSGQLSAKVKTDETSYRHLHSLVKPEDEHVHFGDIEFWGDIIIFAGIGLGYHITDKIDRLPSSTKIIIIDYYETCIEHCRKALFSERQDSIVTVSETSEHDSVSSLQSASVHWAGKKIQVIKHPASYAVHREFYERVLSNVFSFEKRSSPAPQRKSEGMLLYGKFFLQEELRRAQEQVNGPPPALFLYEQLSGGITYESALQKQIQEQRPDYILSVNMKGFDGSGVLPWYAQTLGMPIVVWFVDDPHPILLHQKQFVNKSMIAFCWEKAYLPYLKSCGFDSVHCLPLAADPSLFSEHSPAEPRVDLGFVGSAMGREFLDTIKSRFMWNDALSPLVDMLSNKLLEQPGLPVRHVIDELTENKVVTLPFSDERNLTWLSSCIIHTASMKKRKAIIGSLQDRGIETFGDPHGWRELLGPSLKTHPDIDYTTQLCQTYREIAVNTNITSCQMPTAVNQRVFDIPLSGSFVLSDKQEQLAELFEIGTEAIWYESIEDLKEKINHYKTASDQRKAISAAARKRILAEHTYEKRVGEIVKRVKS from the coding sequence ATGCTATCAATGCAGGAAAATCTGGAACTATTCACCGCTCAATCGGGGCAGTTGTCTGCAAAAGTCAAAACGGATGAAACGTCCTATCGTCACCTCCATTCTCTGGTAAAACCCGAGGATGAGCATGTGCATTTTGGTGATATAGAATTCTGGGGTGATATCATTATCTTTGCAGGGATCGGCCTGGGATACCATATTACCGATAAAATCGATCGTCTGCCATCATCTACAAAAATCATTATCATCGATTATTATGAGACCTGTATCGAGCACTGCCGGAAAGCACTCTTTTCGGAACGGCAGGACAGCATTGTAACGGTATCAGAAACCTCGGAGCACGACAGCGTATCATCGCTCCAGTCTGCTTCTGTCCACTGGGCCGGCAAAAAAATTCAGGTAATCAAGCATCCGGCTTCTTATGCAGTACACCGGGAGTTCTACGAACGTGTTCTCAGCAATGTTTTCTCTTTCGAAAAGCGCTCCTCCCCTGCTCCACAACGAAAATCAGAGGGAATGCTTTTATACGGCAAGTTTTTTCTTCAGGAAGAACTTCGCCGGGCACAGGAGCAGGTAAATGGCCCCCCCCCCGCATTGTTTCTTTACGAACAGCTCTCCGGCGGTATAACTTATGAATCGGCACTCCAGAAACAGATTCAGGAGCAGCGGCCCGATTACATTCTTTCGGTCAATATGAAAGGCTTTGACGGCAGCGGAGTTCTTCCGTGGTACGCACAAACGCTGGGTATGCCCATTGTTGTCTGGTTTGTCGACGATCCCCACCCCATCCTTCTTCACCAGAAACAGTTTGTCAACAAATCCATGATCGCTTTCTGCTGGGAAAAAGCATACCTTCCCTATTTGAAATCCTGCGGATTCGATTCGGTCCACTGTCTCCCTCTGGCAGCAGACCCATCACTGTTTTCGGAACATTCCCCGGCTGAGCCCAGGGTGGACCTCGGCTTTGTCGGAAGCGCCATGGGAAGGGAGTTTCTGGATACGATCAAGAGCAGGTTCATGTGGAACGATGCACTTTCACCGCTTGTCGACATGCTCTCGAACAAACTGCTCGAACAACCGGGCCTTCCGGTGCGTCATGTTATCGATGAATTGACAGAAAATAAGGTTGTTACATTACCGTTCTCCGATGAACGGAATCTAACCTGGCTCAGCTCCTGTATTATCCATACTGCAAGCATGAAAAAACGAAAAGCCATAATCGGTTCCCTGCAAGACAGGGGTATCGAAACTTTCGGCGATCCCCATGGGTGGCGAGAACTTCTCGGTCCATCACTGAAAACCCATCCGGATATCGATTACACGACCCAGCTCTGCCAAACCTATCGGGAAATTGCCGTCAATACCAATATCACCAGTTGTCAGATGCCCACAGCAGTGAATCAACGGGTGTTTGACATCCCTCTGTCCGGAAGTTTTGTGCTCTCCGACAAACAGGAACAGCTCGCCGAATTGTTCGAAATCGGCACCGAAGCGATCTGGTATGAATCTATCGAAGATTTAAAGGAAAAGATCAATCATTACAAAACCGCTTCCGACCAGCGTAAAGCGATCAGTGCAGCCGCCCGGAAAAGAATTCTTGCAGAGCACACGTATGAAAAGAGGGTCGGGGAGATTGTGAAGAGGGTTAAAAGTTGA